The proteins below come from a single Magallana gigas chromosome 10, xbMagGiga1.1, whole genome shotgun sequence genomic window:
- the LOC105346373 gene encoding heparan-alpha-glucosaminide N-acetyltransferase → MDLRMFLVVLGLVARTFGISDLEFAKEYNSKEGSVRRKPELRLDEAWLTINSSVNFNILLFSLNDQCWKCDPVFVDIIPRFSIYTLKVNTTYGTTIYLKENDLTGTLDETFCTFHKKFTESGDYWVFVSNQEFIHHDCKLLQTNDPLPAEMPILYVFGGLLIIWVIGDMVVRLDRKYNKSQSVNITDPENAPRNLRMKSLRPTQNGFSDISEDSGTAHDRNNSPQQYSTHNKRERLKSLDTFRGLSLMIMVFVNYGGGGYWFFDHPPWNGITVADLVFPWFIFIMGTAMNYSFRGMMKRGTPRYRMLYKVLRRAILLFFIGIVLNTNWGPVNLKTIRIPGVLQRFSLTYLVLGLFEVCFSRYDTPEKYQGRCWSSFRDILLFLPQWFLALGILAAYVCLTFLLPIGPCPTGYIGPGGLHDSGKYYNCTAGAAAYIDIMVLGKNHIYGKPTPHIIYQTTTPHDPEGILGTLSSIFLCFLGLQSGRILIYYLGHASRVVRWLIWAIITGAIGGTLCKFSINDGWIPLNKNLWSVSFIMVTACFAFILLTILYLIIDVAKIWNGTPFIFPGMNSLVVYVCHDVFYRFFPVNWHMENPMHWHLLLKAVWDTAIWVVLAYILYRKRIFIAL, encoded by the exons GTTTAGTTGCTAGGACATTTGGAATATCGGATCTAGAATTCGCAAAGGAGTATAATAGTAAGGAAGGGAGTGTTCGAAGAAAACCGGAACTCAGGCTGGACGAAGCATGGCTGACGATCAACTCTAGTGTTAACTTTAACATCCTGTTGTTCTCTCTAAATGATCAGTGCTGGAAG TGTGATCCAGTTTTTGTTGACATCATCCCAAGGTTTAGTATTTACACGCTGAAAGTAAACACGACATATGGGACGACTATTTACCTCAAAGAGAACGACCTTACGGGGACTCTTGATGAGACATTCTGCAC ATTCCACAAGAAATTCACAGAATCTGGCGACTACTGGGTGTTTGTTTCAAACCAAGAATTCATCCACCATGATTGCAAGCTTCTACAAACGAACGACCCACTTCCGGCGGAAATGC cCATTTTGTATGTGTTTGGCGGACTACTCATTATATGGGTCATCGGAGATATGGTGGTCAGACTGGACAG aaaatacaacAAATCCCAGTCTGTGAACATCACAGACCCGGAGAACGCTCCAAGGAATCTACGCATGAAG AGTCTTCGACCTACACAGAACGGGTTTTCAGATATCAGCGAAGACAGTGGAACTGCGCATGACAGGAACAACTCTCCACAACAGTATTCTACCCACAACAAGCGGGAAAGGCTGAAATCACTAGATACTTTCAGAGG GTTGAGTCTGATGATCATGGTTTTCGTTAATTACGGAGGCGGGGGGTACTGGTTCTTTGATCATCCTCCCTGGAATGGCATCACTGTCGCCGACCTCgtgtttccatg GTTCATCTTTATCATGGGCACGGCAATGAACTACTCGTTTCGTGGGATGATGAAGCGGGGTACTCCCAGATATAGGATGCTGTATAAGGTCCTGAGACGGGCCATTCTTCTATTCTTTATTGGGATTGTCCTCAACACCAACTGGGGAC cTGTGAATCTGAAGACGATCCGTATACCTGGCGTGTTACAGAGGTTCAGTCTTACCTACCTAGTGTTGGGTCTGTTTGAGGTCTGTTTTTCTCGGTATGACACACCGGAAAAATATCAG GGCAGATGCTGGTCTTCATTCAGAGACATCCTGCTGTTCTTACCTCAGTGGTTTCTGGCCCTGGGGATCTTAGCAGCGTATGTCTGCCTGACATTTCTCCTACCCATAGGGCCCTGTCCCAC TGGATATATCGGGCCCGGCGGACTACACGACTCCGGTAAATACTACAACTGTACAGCAGGGGCTGCGGCTTACATTGACATCATGGTGCTGGGCAAGAACCACATATACGGCAAACCTACGCCTCAC atCATCTATCAAACTACCACTCCGCATGACCCAGAGGGAATTCTGGGAACTCTGTCGTCCATATTTCTCTGCTTTTTAGGATTACAG AGCGGGCGAATATTGATTTATTACCTCGGTCATGCCAGTCGAGTTGTAAGATGGCTCATATGGGCAATCATAACG GGTGCTATTGGAGGTACTTTGTGCAAGTTTTCAATAAATGATGGTTGGATTCCTTTAAACAAGAATCTATG gtCTGTGTCATTTATCATGGTGACTGCTTGTTTCGCCTTCATCCTACTTACCATATTGTATCTAATCATTGACGTTGCCAAGATTTGGAACGGGACACCATTTATATTTCCAG GGATGAATTCCCTTGTAGTGTACGTCTGTCACGATGTTTTCTATCGGTTCTTTCCGGTGAATTGGCACATGGAGAACCCGATGCACTGGCACCTGCTGCTGAAGGCTGTTTGGGACACAGCTATCTGGGTTGTGTTGGCCTACATCCTCTACAGAAAGAGGATCTTTATTGCATTATAG